A region of Panicum virgatum strain AP13 chromosome 8N, P.virgatum_v5, whole genome shotgun sequence DNA encodes the following proteins:
- the LOC120684981 gene encoding protein FAR1-RELATED SEQUENCE 5-like: MCVAGGAGAHVSSSNLTLLVISNEALHLPSNSAPPELATQQLSNSASKVLPAESGGMTVPTAETTADGVDVEDGVEVLSTPQEPFVGMSFNTSDATKDYYNSYARHTGFSIRIDTSRESKKANEKTKYIYVCQKAGVNKKEKVADDGPITEKKIVRQRRMDYVDRTHCPARMIVRKTSPGHWEVVNFEREHNHERLRKFSLTKYLKSHRDIPAEEKEFIKLLHGCCITTTRAYQIMAELYGGIENCPYIEGDAKNLRVEYRAE; encoded by the coding sequence ATGTGTGTTGCAGGCGGTGCAGGTGCACATGTGTCCAGCAGCAACTTGACTCTCCTTGTAATATCCAATGAAGCTCTTCATCTGCCAAGCAACTCAGCTCCTCCTGAACTGGCAACTCAGCAACTTAGCAACTCAGCATCAAAGGTGCTCCCGGCTGAATCTGGTGGTATGACAGTTCCCACGGCTGAGACAACCGCagatggagttgatgttgaggATGGTGTTGAGGTTTTATCCACTCCGCAGGAACCTTTTGTAGGCATGTCTTTCAATACTTCTGATGCTACCAAAGACTATTACAATTCCTATGCCCGTCATACAGGTTTCTCTATAAGGATCGACACATCCCGTGAGTCGAAGAAGGCCAATGAAAAGACAAAGTATATCTATGTTTGCCAGAAGGCTGGGGTCAACAAAAAAGAGAAGGTTGCTGATGATGGGCCAATAACTGAGAAAAAGATTGTGAGGCAAAGGCGCATGGATTATGTAGATAGGACGCACTGCCCAGCTCGCATGATTGTGAGGAAGACATCCCCTGGACACTGGGaggttgtgaactttgaaaggGAGCACAACCATGAGCGTTTAAGAAAATTCTCGCTCACAAAATACTTGAAGTCCCACAGAGACATACCAGCTGAAGAGAAAGAGTTCATCAAGTTGCTCCATGGATGCTGCATCACGACAACTCGTGCTTACCAGATAATGGCTGAGTTGTATGGAGGTATTGAAAACTGTCCATACATAGAAGGTGATGCTAAAAATTTGCGTGTTGAGTACCGCGCTGAATAA